In Aspergillus nidulans FGSC A4 chromosome II, a single window of DNA contains:
- a CDS encoding GPI-anchor transamidase subunit GAA1 (transcript_id=CADANIAT00005010), whose translation MAASLRNLRNNPYFLFVRLPYLLSFLCIVSGVIWLFLLPLDDYSRKTYISENALLPGQVHAYFAGSEQNVFRGYKKELEGLLDGHGSDGEKKKSEERTQVISEKIQSILMASGLKVATQGYEYKSSGITHQGENIYAIIQAPRGDATEAIVLVAAWKTIDGQLNLNGVSLALTLARYFKRWSLWSKDIIFVFPPDSKSGTQAWVDAYHDMQPPTVQPLPLKSGALQGGLAIEYPFDHRFENLHIIYDGVNGQLPNLDLFNTAVSIAGGQMGIGTRLQEMWDHNGSYEKRLQTMLRGMVKQGLGYAAGAHSSFMPYHIDAITLQTQGNGWQDEMALGRTVESLCRSLNNLLEHLHQSFFFYLLMQTHRFVSIGTYLPSAMLIAGNFTIMAIALWLRTGYYKDSTQAATVSARLVRDENITTSESEKAQLASKDRNETAPTTGNPATKAAERQLALPLTLIIGLHLIGLIPLYIFNNISHDKYTLATYTSIAINAILPICLSFILSRITTPTQISHQLHLIKSLSLLPLGLFLSTLATLNFSLSFMTGLLCTPLSFMHIFDAKTKPFVRYTLSAFGMAFLNVISPPVVLLVGFLTEAAFGWDVWGMWTQVVVWCVWWPAWVVGGVVLGGGLFS comes from the exons ATGGCAGCTTCGCTCCGCAATCTGCGGAATAATCCttactttctcttcgtccGCCTACCGTATCTCCTATCTTTCCTCTGCATCGTCTCCGGCGTCatctggctcttcctcctgcccCTTGACGACTATTCGCGCAAAACATACATCTCTGAGAACGCGCTCCTGCCGGGACAGGTCCATGCATATTTTGCAGGGAGCGAGCAGAACGTTTTTCGTGGGTATAAGAAGGAGTTAGAGGGGCTGCTTGATGGACATGGTAGCgatggggagaagaagaagagtgaGGAGCGGACGCAGGT GATCTCGGAGAAAATACAATCGATTCTGATGGCTAGTGGTCTGAAGGTTGCTACGCAGGGCTACGAGTATAAGTCTTCGGGAATCACGCACCAGGGGGAGAACATCTATGCTATTATTCAAGCACCGAGGGGAGATGCGACAGAGGCGATTGTGCTTGTCGCAGCTTGGAAGACTATCGACGGGCAGTTGAATCTCAATGGCGTCAGCCTTGCGTTGACTCTTGCTAGATACTTTAAGC GATGGTCTCTCTGGTCCAAGGATATCATTTTCGTATTCCCCCCGGATAGCAAATCTGGAACACAGGCATGGGTCGATGCATACCACGATATGCAACCGCCTACCGTCCAGCCTTTGCCTCTAAAGAGTGGCGCCTTACAAGGTGGCCTGGCAATCGAGTACCCCTTCGACCACCGCTTCGAGAACCTACACATTATATACGACGGTGTGAACGGCCAACTTCCCAATCTGGATCTCTTTAACACGGCCGTCTCGATCGCTGGCGGGCAAATGGGCATTGGGACCCGTCTGCAAGAGATGTGGGACCATAACGGCAGCTACGAAAAGCGACTGCAAACTATGTTGAGGGGAATGGTTAAGCAGGGCCTGGGATACGCTGCAGGTGCGCATAGCAGCTTTATGCCTTACCATATCGATGCAATCACGCTCCAGACTCAGGGTAATGGCTGGCAGGATGAGATGGCGCTCGGTCGGACCGTGGAAAGTCTCTGTCGCAGTCTCAATAACCTGCTGGAACATCTGCACCAGAGTTTCTTCTTTTATCTGCTTATGCAAACTCATCGATTTGTCAGTATCGGCACTTATCTCCCGAGTGCGATGCTCATTGCTGGGAACTTTACTATCATGGCCATTGCGTTGTGGCTGCGGACTGGATATTACAAGGACTCAACTCAAGCCGCCACTGTGTCAGCGCGTTTGGTTCGGGACGAGAATATAACTACAAGTGAAAGTGAAAAGGCACAACTCGCAAGCAAGGATCGAAACGAAACAGCTCCAACGACAGGCAATCCGGCGACTAAAGCTGCAGAACGTCAACTCGCCCTCCCGCTTACCCTCATTATCGGTCTGCACCTAATAGGCCTTATCCCTCTGTATATCTTCAACAACATCTCCCACGAT AAATACACCCTCGCTACATACACGTCCATCGCCATAAACGCTATCCTACCCATATGtctctccttcatcctctcccgcaTCACCACTCCAACTCAGATTTCGCACCAACTCCATCTTATCAAAtccctctctctccttcccttaggcctcttcctctcaacCCTGGCAACTCTCAACTTCTCCTTATCTTTCATGACAGGCCTCCTCTGCACCCCGTTATCATTCATGCACATCTTCGACGCGAAGACAAAGCCATTCGTCCGATACACATTATCAGCGTTTGGAATGGCATTCCTGAATGTTATATCCCCGCCTGTGGTGTTACTTGTGGGCT TCCTTACAGAGGCGGCGTTCGGGTGGGATGTTTGGGGAATGTGGACGCAGGTTGTTGTTTGGTGTGTTTGGTGGCCGGCTTGGGTTGTCGGGGGTGTTGTGTTGGGAGGTGGGCTGTTTAGCTAG